The Streptomyces sp. Alt3 genome has a segment encoding these proteins:
- a CDS encoding IS3 family transposase (programmed frameshift), with protein sequence MVMKNYPPQFKADAVALYESRPEATIRSVAADLGINPETLRNWVRAAGVSRPRGRRTQEPGLPPAPLEAENAALRKKVRELEEEREILRKAAKYFAGGDALVNRFQCVADLQRRHGVKRLCSILGVSRSSFYYWRRTAADRAARQVADARLAARIRAVHQESDGTYGAPRITAELREENGVAVNHKRVARIMRASGIEGIRLRRRHRTTVPDPAAAKAPDLIGRDFTADRPNTKYVGDITYLPIEDGKFCYLATVIDLASRRLAGWAIADHMRADLVTDALTAAIRTRGSLAGSIMHTDHGAQYTSKIFAEACRSAGVRRSMSAVGSSADNALAESFNATFKRETLQGRKSWPTEREARLDAFRWLHRYNTRRRHSRLGQRSPIAFENALHRTPTTLPQAA encoded by the exons GTGGTCATGAAGAACTACCCGCCACAGTTCAAGGCGGACGCGGTCGCGCTGTACGAGTCGCGGCCGGAAGCGACGATCAGGTCGGTCGCAGCCGATCTGGGGATCAACCCGGAGACCCTGCGGAACTGGGTCCGGGCAGCCGGGGTGAGCCGTCCCCGAGGACGGCGGACACAGGAACCAGGCCTGCCGCCGGCACCGCTGGAGGCGGAGAACGCCGCCTTGCGGAAGAAGGTCCGTGAGCTGGAGGAGGAACGGGAGATCCTGCGCAAAGCGGCGAAGTATTTCGCCGGGG GAGACGCGCTGGTGAACCGCTTCCAGTGTGTCGCCGACCTCCAGCGCCGTCACGGCGTGAAGCGGCTCTGCAGCATCCTCGGCGTCAGCCGCTCGAGCTTCTACTACTGGCGGCGGACGGCTGCGGACCGCGCCGCCCGGCAGGTGGCCGACGCCCGCCTGGCCGCCCGGATACGGGCGGTGCACCAGGAATCGGACGGCACCTACGGAGCCCCGAGGATCACCGCCGAGCTCCGCGAGGAGAACGGTGTCGCGGTCAATCACAAGCGCGTCGCCAGGATCATGCGGGCGTCCGGGATCGAAGGAATCCGGTTGCGCCGCCGGCACCGCACCACTGTCCCCGACCCGGCCGCCGCCAAGGCCCCGGACCTGATCGGCCGCGACTTCACCGCGGACAGGCCGAACACGAAGTACGTCGGCGACATCACCTACCTGCCCATCGAGGACGGGAAGTTCTGCTACCTGGCGACCGTCATCGACCTCGCATCACGCCGTCTGGCCGGCTGGGCGATCGCCGACCACATGCGCGCGGACCTCGTCACCGACGCCCTGACCGCAGCGATCCGAACCCGCGGCAGCCTCGCCGGATCGATCATGCACACCGACCACGGAGCCCAGTACACGAGCAAAATCTTCGCCGAAGCCTGCAGGTCAGCAGGGGTTCGGCGAAGCATGAGCGCGGTCGGGTCCAGCGCGGACAACGCACTCGCCGAATCCTTCAACGCGACCTTCAAACGCGAGACCCTGCAAGGACGAAAAAGCTGGCCGACCGAGCGCGAGGCCCGACTCGACGCCTTCCGATGGCTCCACCGCTACAACACCCGACGCCGACACTCCCGCCTCGGACAACGATCACCCATCGCCTTCGAGAACGCCCTCCACCGCACACCAACTACGCTGCCACAAGCCGCATAA